Proteins from a genomic interval of Pseudomonas silesiensis:
- a CDS encoding DUF1249 domain-containing protein yields the protein MVVNKLRDRYRVDLVGLQASCEANYARLMRLLPDMRNEPAARRIAVTHGDQMLGVLALEVLQVCPYTTTLQVRQEHSLPWLPVPQLEVQVYHDACMAEVVSAEHARRFRGIYPYPNAAMHQPDEKAQLNMFLGEWLSHCLACGHEYAVVR from the coding sequence ATGGTCGTAAACAAGCTGCGCGATCGCTATCGGGTGGACCTGGTGGGGCTGCAAGCGTCCTGCGAGGCCAACTACGCGCGCCTCATGCGACTGTTGCCAGACATGCGCAACGAGCCCGCGGCCAGGCGCATTGCCGTGACCCATGGCGACCAGATGCTCGGCGTACTGGCCCTGGAGGTGCTGCAGGTCTGTCCGTACACCACGACCCTGCAAGTGCGCCAGGAACACAGCCTGCCCTGGCTGCCGGTGCCGCAACTGGAAGTTCAGGTCTATCACGACGCGTGCATGGCCGAAGTGGTCAGCGCCGAACATGCACGACGCTTTCGCGGCATCTATCCTTACCCGAACGCCGCGATGCACCAGCCCGACGAAAAGGCCCAGCTGAATATGTTTCTGGGCGAATGGCTGAGCCATTGCCTGGCCTGCGGGCACGAGTATGCGGTTGTGCGCTGA